Proteins encoded in a region of the Isosphaeraceae bacterium EP7 genome:
- a CDS encoding alkaline phosphatase family protein: MRDGDRLRLHAALLTTTFLTLASTVAFGADDPPRQAPTWPGLTRSGSVLLPNGWSLKPAGKQSALGDLPVILAENPAAPVLAVLHAGYGDHEVWTLDTATGKTISKAGIPASFSGLCWSPDGSKLYVGGGFDDLIYGFDHKDGFLSGRVTFAYPARPAVKIEDEPGRGRVASASQRVPAGLAVSADGKTLYVANAFGHSLASFDVATRTLSREVTLGANTFPYGLALDEGHSRLYVSLWGASKVAIVNPGTFEVAGHLASEEHPNEMLLAGKGAILFVANANRNTVTVFDTEGRKAIETINTAISPLAPSGSTPSSLALTPDESVLFVANANTNDLAAFNVKEPGESTPLGFIPVGWYPTSVRVGRDGKTLWVSNGKGGTSKANRDGPMPSKPGGDDGRTRQYIGGLFQGTLTTLAMPTPKQMAVYSRTVYECSPLKKDAPVAVNGPELAADNPIPRKVGEPSPIRHCIYIVKENRTYDQVFGDMPEGNGEPAICLFPDRVTPNHHALAREFVLLDNFYVESEVSADGHEWTMGAYASDFVERTWPLGYRGDRRVPYPAEGKFDIATPAGGYLWDRAAAKGVTYRSYGEFVTNGKTPGEPSSTAVKALIGHFDPKFRGYDLDVTDQVRADRFLEELAGFEKAGEMPRLIILRLPNDHTAGASPGKPTVSAMVADNDLALGRIVEGVSKSKFWPTTAIFVVEDDAQNGSDHVDAHRTVALAISPYIRRKSVDSTMYSTSSMLRTMELILGLDPMSQFDAAARPMAAAFTGTADLAPYAARPAIVDLNERNTRDAPGAAASLKLDLSKEDQADDLVFNEIIWKAVRGANSAMPAPVRAAFVLPRFEDDDDEDDD; this comes from the coding sequence ATGAGAGACGGCGATCGCCTGCGGCTGCACGCGGCCTTGCTCACGACGACATTCCTGACCCTCGCCTCGACCGTCGCCTTCGGGGCCGACGATCCGCCGAGGCAGGCACCCACCTGGCCCGGGCTGACTCGCTCAGGCTCCGTGCTCCTGCCGAACGGCTGGTCATTGAAGCCCGCGGGTAAGCAGTCGGCGCTGGGCGACCTGCCGGTGATCCTGGCCGAGAATCCGGCCGCGCCTGTGCTGGCCGTCCTCCACGCCGGCTACGGCGATCACGAGGTCTGGACCCTCGACACCGCGACCGGAAAGACGATCTCCAAGGCCGGGATCCCCGCCAGCTTCTCGGGCCTCTGCTGGTCGCCCGACGGCTCGAAGCTCTACGTCGGCGGCGGCTTCGATGACCTGATTTACGGCTTCGATCACAAGGATGGCTTCCTGTCCGGTCGGGTCACCTTCGCCTATCCGGCCAGGCCGGCGGTCAAGATCGAAGACGAGCCGGGCCGGGGCCGTGTGGCCAGCGCCTCGCAGCGAGTGCCGGCGGGCCTGGCGGTCTCGGCCGACGGCAAGACCCTGTACGTCGCCAACGCATTCGGCCACTCGCTGGCGAGTTTCGACGTGGCGACCCGCACGCTCAGCCGCGAAGTCACGCTCGGCGCCAACACATTCCCTTACGGTCTGGCGCTCGACGAGGGGCATTCTCGCCTTTATGTCAGCCTCTGGGGCGCGTCGAAGGTGGCCATCGTGAACCCGGGCACCTTCGAGGTCGCCGGCCACCTGGCGTCCGAGGAGCATCCCAACGAGATGCTGCTGGCCGGGAAGGGGGCCATCCTGTTCGTGGCCAACGCCAACCGCAACACGGTGACGGTCTTCGACACCGAGGGGCGCAAGGCCATCGAGACGATCAATACGGCCATCTCGCCGCTGGCCCCTTCGGGCAGCACGCCCAGCTCACTTGCATTGACGCCCGACGAGTCGGTCCTGTTCGTGGCCAACGCCAACACGAATGATCTGGCCGCGTTCAACGTCAAGGAGCCGGGCGAGAGCACCCCCCTGGGCTTCATCCCCGTGGGCTGGTATCCCACGAGCGTCCGCGTCGGGCGCGACGGCAAGACGCTCTGGGTTTCGAACGGCAAGGGAGGGACCTCCAAGGCAAACCGCGACGGCCCCATGCCGAGCAAGCCTGGCGGCGACGACGGTCGCACCCGTCAGTACATCGGAGGGCTCTTCCAGGGGACGCTCACCACGCTGGCCATGCCCACCCCCAAGCAGATGGCCGTCTACTCGCGGACGGTCTATGAATGCAGCCCGCTGAAAAAGGACGCCCCCGTTGCCGTGAACGGTCCCGAGCTTGCGGCCGACAATCCCATCCCGCGCAAGGTGGGTGAGCCCTCGCCGATCCGCCACTGCATCTACATCGTCAAGGAGAACCGGACCTACGACCAGGTCTTCGGCGACATGCCCGAGGGCAACGGCGAGCCGGCCATCTGCCTCTTCCCCGATCGGGTCACCCCCAATCACCACGCACTCGCGCGTGAGTTCGTCCTGCTGGACAACTTCTACGTGGAGTCCGAGGTCTCGGCCGACGGCCACGAGTGGACCATGGGTGCCTACGCCAGCGACTTCGTCGAGCGCACCTGGCCCCTCGGCTACCGGGGCGACCGCCGCGTTCCCTATCCGGCCGAGGGCAAATTCGACATCGCCACCCCGGCCGGTGGCTACCTCTGGGACAGGGCCGCGGCCAAGGGGGTCACCTATCGGAGCTACGGCGAGTTCGTCACCAACGGCAAGACCCCCGGCGAACCCTCGTCCACGGCCGTCAAGGCGCTCATCGGCCACTTCGACCCCAAGTTCCGCGGCTACGACCTGGACGTCACCGATCAGGTGCGGGCCGACCGCTTCCTGGAAGAGCTCGCCGGGTTCGAGAAGGCCGGTGAGATGCCCCGCCTGATCATCCTCAGGCTGCCCAATGACCACACCGCCGGGGCGTCCCCAGGCAAGCCGACGGTCTCGGCGATGGTCGCCGACAATGACCTGGCGCTGGGCCGCATCGTCGAAGGGGTGAGCAAGAGCAAGTTCTGGCCGACCACGGCCATCTTCGTCGTCGAGGACGATGCGCAAAACGGATCGGACCATGTCGATGCGCACCGGACGGTGGCCCTGGCCATCAGCCCCTACATCCGCCGCAAGTCGGTCGACTCGACGATGTACTCCACCTCGTCGATGCTCAGGACGATGGAGCTGATCCTCGGCCTGGACCCGATGAGCCAGTTCGACGCCGCGGCCCGGCCGATGGCGGCGGCCTTCACCGGCACCGCCGACCTCGCCCCCTACGCGGCCCGGCCGGCGATCGTCGACCTCAACGAGCGGAACACCCGCGACGCGCCCGGGGCCGCGGCCTCCTTGAAGCTCGACCTGTCGAAGGAAGACCAGGCCGACGACCTCGTCTTCAACGAGATCATCTGGAAGGCCGTCCGGGGGGCGAACTCCGCCATGCCCGCCCCGGTTCGCGCCGCCTTCGTGCTGCCCAGGTTCGAGGACGATGACGACGAGGACGACGACTGA
- a CDS encoding radical SAM protein: MDATTLIRLGAKHAASVLPESLYLATGFDLTKPTTIRGVLNDRCNYKCLHCGCWRLDKFDEMGIDLWIAAMASLKEFLGRFVVQFIGGEPFVKRGFLDLLESCRSREIDFGLITNGSAFVRSETVRRLVATRPMNVDISVDGPTAEIHDHIRGVPGSLADIERGIGALVEERGRAGVSFPIRIKPTINALNFRAMPDLVRWTTAIGASSVDINVLGGWTEEARTLLWPTPDEVTELRGVVDELLRMKRAGAPIETSEHHLLGMPDHFLRNPVAPEVGTCRIGLRVYTILPTGLVESCAHFPPIGDAKTQSAREIWTSALTREARKRTVECQRGCFYGCMATKPFKEKVRRGLMLLAGPS; this comes from the coding sequence ATGGATGCGACGACTCTCATACGCCTCGGGGCGAAGCATGCCGCGTCCGTGCTGCCGGAATCGCTCTACCTGGCGACCGGGTTCGACCTGACCAAGCCGACGACGATTCGTGGCGTGCTTAATGATCGATGTAATTACAAGTGCTTGCATTGTGGTTGCTGGCGGCTCGACAAGTTCGACGAGATGGGCATCGACCTCTGGATCGCCGCGATGGCGAGCCTGAAAGAATTTCTCGGCCGGTTCGTCGTCCAGTTCATCGGCGGAGAGCCTTTCGTCAAGCGGGGGTTCCTCGACCTGCTCGAGTCGTGCCGATCGCGGGAGATCGACTTCGGACTGATCACCAACGGATCGGCATTTGTTCGGAGCGAGACGGTGCGGCGGCTGGTGGCGACGCGCCCGATGAATGTCGACATCTCCGTCGACGGCCCGACCGCCGAGATCCACGACCACATTCGCGGAGTTCCCGGCTCGCTGGCCGACATTGAACGCGGGATCGGCGCGCTGGTCGAGGAGCGTGGCCGTGCCGGGGTTTCCTTCCCGATCCGGATCAAGCCGACGATCAATGCGCTGAACTTCCGGGCGATGCCCGACCTTGTGCGATGGACGACCGCGATCGGGGCGTCGTCCGTTGACATCAACGTGCTGGGGGGGTGGACCGAGGAGGCCCGCACCTTGCTCTGGCCGACCCCGGATGAGGTGACCGAGCTGCGTGGGGTCGTCGATGAGCTGCTGCGGATGAAGCGGGCCGGGGCTCCGATCGAGACCTCGGAGCATCACCTCCTGGGTATGCCCGACCACTTCCTCCGCAATCCGGTCGCCCCCGAGGTCGGCACCTGCCGGATCGGCTTGCGTGTCTATACGATCCTGCCCACCGGGCTGGTCGAGTCGTGCGCGCATTTTCCGCCGATCGGCGACGCCAAGACTCAGTCGGCCCGCGAGATCTGGACCTCGGCCTTGACTCGTGAGGCCCGCAAGCGGACGGTCGAATGCCAGCGGGGTTGTTTCTACGGATGCATGGCGACCAAGCCGTTCAAGGAGAAGGTCCGCCGCGGCCTGATGCTCCTGGCCGGCCCGTCCTGA
- a CDS encoding DUF983 domain-containing protein, which translates to MSATEPRIRPWAIWNLRCPICGEGRVFKGSFAMNEHCPRCGYKFERGPGYFTGAMYFSYAMGMPLIAGFMGIGYLFRPDIPLHWLFLGGWLLFLPFVPVVFRYSRVLFMHFDRYFDPEG; encoded by the coding sequence ATGTCGGCGACGGAGCCGCGAATTCGCCCCTGGGCGATCTGGAACCTTCGCTGCCCGATCTGCGGCGAGGGGCGCGTCTTCAAGGGCTCGTTCGCCATGAACGAGCATTGCCCGCGCTGCGGATACAAATTCGAACGCGGCCCGGGCTATTTCACCGGCGCGATGTACTTCAGCTACGCCATGGGCATGCCCCTCATCGCCGGCTTCATGGGCATCGGCTACCTGTTCCGGCCCGACATCCCGCTGCACTGGCTCTTCCTGGGTGGCTGGCTCCTGTTCCTCCCGTTCGTCCCCGTCGTCTTCCGCTACTCCCGCGTCCTGTTCATGCACTTCGACCGCTACTTCGACCCCGAAGGCTGA
- a CDS encoding polysaccharide deacetylase family protein: MDPLRPSIKRAAAIALALTFAVVAADAPAKAPKADARPPLVVRLGFPADAKVLILNGDDTGMNHSTNVGTFRAFKAGGLSSATIMVPCPWFPETVNYARENPKANLGLHLTLTSEWKRYKWGPVVGRTAVPSLVDELGYFYDGVEEVYAHAKLDEVELEVRAQVDRALKAGIDVTHVDSHMGTLQYDQKYHELYLKIAKAYDLPCRVAGRALMKTFNAERMVDLADEMGIVHPDMLYTDGPEKVEDTERFWLAMLDNLPAGQVSEIFIHCGELVPEMEFTANSWRTRAADTDFFCSPKWSDALKAKGIRVISYRELRDLQRKQPKATP; this comes from the coding sequence ATGGACCCTTTGAGGCCGTCAATCAAGCGGGCCGCGGCAATCGCCCTGGCCCTGACCTTCGCGGTTGTCGCGGCCGACGCCCCTGCGAAGGCCCCGAAGGCCGACGCCAGGCCCCCCTTGGTCGTGCGCCTGGGGTTTCCGGCCGACGCCAAGGTCCTGATCCTCAACGGCGACGACACCGGGATGAACCACTCCACCAACGTGGGGACCTTCCGGGCTTTCAAGGCTGGCGGGCTCAGCTCGGCGACCATCATGGTCCCCTGCCCCTGGTTCCCCGAGACCGTCAATTACGCCCGCGAGAACCCCAAGGCCAACCTCGGACTTCACCTGACCCTGACCAGCGAGTGGAAGCGGTACAAGTGGGGCCCCGTCGTGGGCCGCACCGCCGTCCCCAGCCTCGTCGACGAGCTGGGCTACTTCTACGACGGGGTCGAGGAGGTCTACGCGCACGCCAAGCTCGACGAGGTCGAGCTGGAAGTCCGCGCCCAGGTCGACCGCGCCCTGAAGGCAGGGATCGACGTCACCCACGTCGACTCGCACATGGGCACGCTCCAGTACGACCAGAAGTACCACGAGCTCTACCTGAAGATTGCCAAGGCCTACGACCTTCCCTGCCGCGTCGCGGGCCGCGCCCTGATGAAGACCTTCAACGCCGAGCGGATGGTCGACCTGGCCGACGAGATGGGCATCGTCCACCCAGACATGCTCTACACCGACGGCCCCGAGAAGGTCGAGGACACCGAGCGGTTCTGGCTCGCCATGCTCGACAACCTCCCCGCAGGACAGGTCAGCGAGATCTTCATCCACTGCGGCGAGCTGGTCCCCGAGATGGAATTCACCGCCAACAGCTGGCGCACCCGCGCCGCCGACACTGACTTCTTCTGCTCCCCCAAGTGGTCCGATGCCCTCAAGGCCAAGGGAATCCGGGTCATCAGCTACCGCGAGCTGCGCGACCTCCAGCGCAAGCAGCCCAAGGCAACCCCCTGA
- a CDS encoding Gfo/Idh/MocA family oxidoreductase, translating into MSLRLRRRDFLRGMAAGTAAAGTFGGLDLGRALAAQRSPNEKLNIGIIGVANRAASNLEGVQGENIVALCDIDDRYLDAAFGRFPKAEKYNDFRKLLERKDLDAVVISTADHVHASATVAALKLGKHVYVEKPMSHSVHEARVIAETAAKAKVATQMGTQIHATNNYRRVVEAIQAGAIGPVNACHVWVGKTWSEGSRPRETPPVPKYINWDLWVGPAPMRPYHPTYLPANWRRWWDFGCGTLGDMACHYMDLPFWALKLRHPTSVESQGPPVHPETTPRWMIVKFEFPARDAMPALDLTWYDGGKKPALLREAGLPDWESGVLFVGEKGLMLADYDQYKLYPEEKFKGFTPPPQSIPNSIGHYAEWINACKNGGPTTCNFDYSGALTESVLLGNVAYRTGKKLDWDAKALHATNTSDADQYLKREYRAGWTL; encoded by the coding sequence ATGAGTTTACGCCTGAGACGCCGCGACTTCCTCAGAGGCATGGCCGCCGGCACCGCCGCCGCCGGCACGTTCGGGGGCCTCGACCTCGGCCGGGCCCTGGCCGCGCAGAGGTCGCCCAATGAGAAGCTTAACATCGGCATCATCGGAGTCGCCAATCGGGCGGCCTCCAATCTCGAAGGGGTGCAGGGCGAGAACATCGTCGCGCTGTGTGACATCGACGATCGCTACCTCGATGCCGCCTTCGGCCGCTTCCCCAAGGCCGAGAAATACAACGACTTCCGCAAGCTCCTGGAACGCAAAGACCTCGACGCCGTGGTCATCAGCACCGCCGACCACGTGCACGCGTCGGCCACCGTCGCGGCCCTGAAGCTGGGCAAACACGTCTACGTCGAGAAGCCGATGAGCCACTCGGTTCACGAGGCCCGGGTCATCGCCGAGACGGCGGCCAAGGCCAAGGTGGCCACCCAGATGGGCACCCAGATTCACGCCACCAACAATTACCGCCGCGTCGTCGAGGCCATCCAGGCCGGCGCCATCGGCCCGGTCAATGCCTGCCACGTCTGGGTCGGCAAGACCTGGTCGGAGGGGAGCCGACCGCGAGAGACCCCGCCGGTCCCCAAGTACATCAACTGGGACCTCTGGGTCGGGCCCGCACCGATGCGTCCCTACCACCCGACCTACCTGCCCGCCAACTGGCGGAGGTGGTGGGACTTCGGCTGCGGCACGCTGGGCGACATGGCCTGCCACTACATGGACCTCCCCTTCTGGGCCCTGAAGCTCAGGCACCCCACCTCGGTCGAGTCCCAGGGGCCGCCCGTCCACCCCGAGACCACCCCGCGCTGGATGATCGTCAAGTTCGAGTTTCCCGCCCGCGACGCCATGCCCGCCCTCGACCTGACCTGGTACGACGGCGGCAAGAAGCCCGCGCTCCTGAGGGAAGCCGGCCTCCCCGACTGGGAGAGCGGCGTCCTCTTCGTCGGCGAGAAGGGCCTGATGCTGGCCGACTACGACCAGTACAAGCTCTATCCCGAGGAGAAGTTCAAGGGCTTCACCCCGCCCCCCCAGTCCATCCCCAACTCCATCGGCCACTACGCCGAGTGGATCAACGCGTGCAAGAACGGCGGGCCGACCACCTGCAACTTCGACTACTCGGGCGCCCTCACCGAGTCGGTGCTGCTGGGCAACGTCGCCTACCGGACCGGCAAGAAGCTGGACTGGGATGCCAAGGCCCTGCACGCCACCAACACGTCCGACGCCGACCAGTACCTGAAGCGCGAATATCGCGCGGGATGGACCCTTTGA
- a CDS encoding M24 family metallopeptidase, whose product MFDLDAIQAAVRDSGFDAWLLYDFRGANELARRVLGMQAMKATSRRFFYLIPADGPPRKLVHRIEAGVLDHLPGDASVYLTWQELEAGLRSFVGRMRRVAMEYSPRASNPYVARVDAGTVELIHGFGPQVVSSGDLIQRFESTWDDDQWRMHLEAEVQTRAAFDLAFGLIAERTRGGGSVRETEVQAAIMDHFGRNGLTTYSPPIVGVGPHSGDPHYEPIVGQDSEIREGDFVLIDLWAKMDRPRSVYSDLTRVGFVGDSVPEEYDRVFKVVAAGRDAAIALVKSAFATSRPLRGYQVDRAARDVIDAAGFGEFFVHRTGHNIGQEVHGNGAAMDDLETHEQRLVLPRTCFSVEPGIYQERFGIRSEVDVFVDADGRVHVTGGLQHRVLPILGDWAGVVD is encoded by the coding sequence ATGTTCGATCTCGACGCGATCCAGGCGGCCGTCCGCGATTCCGGGTTCGATGCCTGGCTGCTCTACGACTTCCGAGGGGCCAATGAGCTGGCCAGGCGCGTGCTGGGCATGCAGGCGATGAAGGCCACCTCACGGCGGTTCTTCTACCTCATCCCGGCCGATGGCCCGCCGCGCAAGCTGGTCCATCGGATCGAGGCAGGGGTGCTCGACCACCTCCCCGGCGACGCGTCCGTCTATCTGACCTGGCAGGAGCTCGAGGCCGGGCTCAGGTCGTTCGTGGGCAGGATGCGGCGGGTGGCGATGGAATATTCCCCCAGGGCCTCCAACCCCTACGTCGCGCGGGTCGACGCCGGGACGGTGGAGCTGATCCACGGCTTCGGGCCCCAGGTCGTCTCGTCGGGCGACCTGATCCAGCGGTTCGAGTCGACCTGGGACGACGACCAGTGGCGGATGCACCTGGAGGCCGAGGTCCAGACCCGAGCCGCCTTCGACCTCGCCTTCGGCCTGATCGCCGAACGGACTCGCGGCGGAGGCTCGGTGCGCGAGACCGAGGTGCAGGCGGCGATCATGGACCACTTCGGCCGCAACGGCCTGACCACCTACAGCCCGCCGATCGTCGGCGTGGGCCCGCACAGCGGCGACCCGCATTACGAGCCGATCGTGGGCCAGGACTCCGAGATCCGCGAGGGCGACTTCGTCCTGATCGACCTCTGGGCCAAGATGGACCGCCCCCGCTCGGTCTACAGCGACCTGACGCGAGTCGGCTTCGTCGGCGACTCGGTCCCCGAGGAGTACGACCGAGTCTTCAAGGTCGTGGCCGCAGGCCGTGATGCCGCGATCGCCCTGGTGAAGTCGGCCTTCGCCACGAGCCGGCCGCTGCGAGGATACCAGGTGGACCGGGCCGCCCGCGACGTGATCGACGCGGCCGGATTCGGCGAGTTCTTCGTGCACCGGACCGGGCATAACATCGGCCAGGAGGTGCACGGCAACGGCGCGGCGATGGACGACCTGGAGACACACGAGCAGCGCCTCGTCCTGCCCCGGACCTGCTTCTCGGTCGAGCCAGGGATCTACCAGGAGCGGTTCGGCATCCGCAGCGAGGTGGACGTCTTCGTCGACGCCGACGGTCGGGTCCACGTGACGGGCGGCCTCCAGCACAGGGTGTTGCCCATCCTGGGCGACTGGGCCGGCGTGGTCGATTGA
- a CDS encoding ATPase domain-containing protein has protein sequence MSSVPRQSFGIEALDEILGGGLLPGTLTVLAGATGVGKTQLGLRWADRGLAVDGRRGVICDLTSRGDAQNHADYAKTQFGWDLGEFPADGAPDLSNVWDFDRDLGDYFHPFSKAGRRVTRRDLDPDEWHIWKKDLARVLRTTANYFYSNMVRGTRRIVVDGIEPTERFSESIQFEFFEYLYHQILRKEDEWAARELFREQYRANEPKVLAHRYDSKSVGCLYLYTTPQVMLDELIVNPITEGDIFANANTIILMGRTRQEGRLGRSLYVAKHRGSVCSDEIHPYRITDEGIVFD, from the coding sequence ATGAGCAGCGTTCCACGTCAGTCGTTCGGCATCGAAGCCCTTGATGAGATCCTGGGGGGCGGCCTGCTTCCGGGCACTCTGACGGTCCTGGCCGGGGCGACCGGCGTGGGCAAGACCCAGCTCGGGCTGCGATGGGCCGACCGCGGCCTCGCCGTCGACGGCCGCCGGGGGGTGATCTGCGACCTGACCAGCCGGGGCGACGCCCAGAACCATGCCGATTATGCCAAGACCCAATTCGGCTGGGATCTCGGCGAGTTTCCCGCCGACGGCGCCCCCGACCTGTCCAACGTCTGGGACTTCGACCGCGACCTGGGCGACTACTTCCACCCCTTCTCCAAGGCCGGCCGCCGCGTGACCAGGCGCGACCTGGACCCCGACGAGTGGCACATCTGGAAGAAGGACCTGGCCAGGGTCTTGCGCACCACGGCCAACTACTTCTATTCCAACATGGTCAGGGGCACGCGGCGGATCGTGGTCGACGGCATCGAGCCGACCGAGCGGTTCTCCGAGTCGATCCAGTTCGAGTTCTTCGAGTACCTCTACCACCAGATCCTCCGCAAGGAGGACGAGTGGGCCGCCCGCGAGTTGTTCCGTGAGCAGTACCGCGCCAACGAGCCGAAGGTGCTCGCCCACAGATATGACTCGAAGTCGGTCGGCTGCCTCTATCTGTATACGACCCCGCAGGTGATGCTCGATGAGTTGATCGTCAACCCGATCACCGAGGGCGACATCTTCGCCAACGCCAACACGATCATCCTGATGGGCCGGACCCGCCAGGAAGGCCGCCTGGGCCGGTCGCTCTACGTCGCCAAGCACCGCGGAAGCGTCTGCTCCGACGAGATCCACCCCTACCGGATCACCGACGAAGGGATCGTCTTCGACTGA
- a CDS encoding enolase C-terminal domain-like protein produces the protein MDRRDLFRLLPAGAALGGSGFLGGRAFGVAQAGPDEAEGRKGLPPLKITDIKTILTAPDRIRLVVVKVMTSEPGLYGLGCATFTQRALVVQTAVDKYLKPFLIGRNPEEIEDIWQSSYVSSYWRNGPVLFNAMSGVDMALWDIKGKRANMPVYQLLGGKCRFAAPLYAHTSGRDMKEVEDKAREAMEKGYKHVRVQMGIPGMATYGARLNREVPLPSGTFGPTDPLRGVWEPAVYCRQVPKLFEHLRSKLGDEVELLHDIHERVSPSQGVQLCKDLEQYHPFFIEDPVPPEQNDHLRLIRQQCATPIAMGELYNTQHEYVPVITERLIDFIRIHISQIGGLSVARKVAALAEFFGVRTAWHGPGDASPVAHAAGLALELSTHNFGIHEGGTFPERTREVFPGCPETKDGFLYANESPGLGIDLDETLAAKYPLPDEPTFEHSWGTTRRRDGTVIRP, from the coding sequence ATGGACCGACGCGATCTCTTCCGACTACTCCCGGCGGGCGCCGCCCTCGGCGGCTCGGGATTCCTGGGCGGGCGGGCCTTCGGCGTGGCTCAGGCCGGGCCCGATGAGGCGGAGGGCCGGAAGGGACTCCCCCCGCTGAAGATCACCGACATCAAGACGATCCTCACCGCGCCAGACCGCATCCGGCTTGTCGTTGTCAAAGTAATGACCAGCGAGCCGGGGCTGTACGGACTCGGCTGCGCCACGTTCACCCAGCGGGCCCTGGTGGTGCAGACGGCCGTCGACAAATACCTCAAGCCCTTCCTGATCGGCCGCAATCCCGAGGAGATCGAGGACATCTGGCAGTCGTCCTACGTCAGCTCCTACTGGCGCAACGGCCCCGTCCTGTTCAATGCGATGAGCGGCGTCGACATGGCGCTCTGGGACATCAAGGGCAAGCGGGCCAACATGCCGGTCTACCAACTCCTGGGCGGCAAGTGCCGGTTCGCGGCGCCCCTTTATGCCCACACCAGCGGGCGCGACATGAAGGAAGTGGAGGACAAGGCCCGGGAGGCCATGGAGAAGGGATACAAGCATGTCCGCGTCCAGATGGGCATCCCCGGCATGGCCACCTACGGCGCCCGACTCAACCGCGAGGTCCCGCTCCCGTCCGGCACGTTCGGCCCGACGGACCCCTTGAGAGGAGTCTGGGAGCCGGCCGTCTATTGCAGGCAGGTCCCGAAGTTATTCGAGCACCTGAGGTCGAAGCTCGGCGACGAGGTCGAGCTGCTCCACGACATCCACGAGCGCGTCTCGCCCAGCCAGGGGGTCCAGCTCTGCAAGGACCTGGAGCAGTATCACCCGTTCTTCATCGAGGACCCCGTCCCGCCCGAGCAGAACGACCACCTCCGCCTCATCCGCCAGCAGTGCGCCACGCCGATCGCCATGGGCGAGCTGTATAACACGCAGCACGAATATGTGCCGGTGATCACCGAGAGGCTGATCGATTTCATTCGCATCCACATCTCGCAGATCGGCGGCCTGAGCGTGGCGAGGAAGGTCGCAGCGCTCGCCGAGTTCTTCGGCGTGAGGACAGCCTGGCACGGCCCCGGCGACGCCTCGCCCGTGGCGCACGCCGCCGGCCTCGCGCTCGAGCTATCCACCCACAATTTCGGCATCCACGAAGGGGGAACCTTCCCCGAACGGACCCGAGAAGTCTTCCCCGGATGCCCCGAGACCAAGGACGGATTCCTGTACGCCAACGAGTCGCCCGGCCTCGGCATCGACCTCGACGAAACGCTCGCCGCCAAGTACCCGCTCCCCGACGAGCCGACCTTCGAGCACAGCTGGGGCACGACGCGTCGCCGCGACGGGACCGTCATCCGCCCCTGA
- a CDS encoding alpha/beta hydrolase has protein sequence MMIVTTVIALLLTFASAEPETAANVPLELKLWPGPPPGEDGKAVGPEMVVTGKRSDKTIVSLRNVTSPALFVYPAPEVSATGAAAVIFPGGGYDHLDWTEEGEEVAEWLNSIGITAVILKYRVGYREGRSRSDYAPAMALMDAQRALSFVRANASGWNVDPSRVGVIGFSAGGHLGAWVSTSLGERSYEPVDKLDEAGCSADFAVILYPYGIINFDSKRYDANLPLVKKGVPPTFLVVASDDDFCVDNATAYYRRLTRKGIPAELHAYETGGHSFALRATGKPSAAWPKRCEEWMRNRGLLKAAGSR, from the coding sequence ATGATGATCGTTACGACCGTTATCGCCCTGCTTTTGACGTTCGCCTCGGCAGAGCCGGAGACCGCGGCCAACGTCCCCCTCGAACTCAAGCTCTGGCCCGGCCCCCCACCCGGCGAAGACGGTAAAGCTGTGGGTCCCGAGATGGTGGTGACCGGGAAGCGAAGCGACAAGACGATCGTCAGCCTGAGGAACGTTACATCGCCGGCGCTGTTCGTTTATCCGGCCCCAGAAGTCTCGGCCACGGGGGCTGCGGCTGTCATCTTCCCCGGCGGCGGATATGACCACCTCGACTGGACTGAGGAGGGGGAGGAGGTCGCCGAATGGCTGAACTCGATCGGCATCACGGCAGTCATCTTGAAATACCGAGTGGGATATCGCGAAGGCCGGTCGCGGTCGGATTATGCGCCTGCCATGGCCTTGATGGACGCCCAGCGGGCGTTGAGCTTCGTCCGAGCCAACGCGAGTGGGTGGAATGTCGATCCTTCCCGCGTCGGCGTCATCGGCTTCTCGGCCGGGGGCCACCTGGGCGCTTGGGTCTCGACCTCCCTCGGCGAGCGTTCGTACGAACCCGTCGACAAACTCGACGAAGCGGGATGTTCGGCCGACTTCGCCGTGATCCTCTACCCTTACGGCATCATCAACTTCGACAGCAAGCGGTACGACGCCAACCTGCCGTTGGTGAAAAAAGGCGTCCCACCGACCTTCCTCGTCGTGGCCAGCGACGACGATTTTTGCGTCGACAATGCCACAGCCTATTATCGGAGACTCACCCGTAAGGGCATCCCTGCCGAATTGCACGCCTACGAGACCGGCGGCCACAGCTTCGCACTACGTGCCACCGGCAAGCCTTCGGCCGCGTGGCCGAAACGCTGCGAGGAGTGGATGAGGAACCGGGGACTACTCAAAGCCGCTGGCAGCCGTTAG